The Sedimentibacter sp. zth1 DNA segment ATTTAAACTGATTAGCTATTGAGAAATATGTTTCAGCGTTACTCTTATAATCAGAAATCGTTTCTTCGTTAAGTAAATTTATAGCTATTTTAAGATCTCTTATCTTCTCTACTATGTACAACTCATTGAACCATCTTGGTGTTTTGTATCTTTCTTGTTCCCTCATAAAATCATTTAAAATTTTATCTCTTAGAAATTCTTTAATGTATTCTATATATTCTATTATATTGGATAAATTTTTAACCTTTTTGATTTGCTTTAAACTTGGAAAGACTGTAAATTCGTTTAAAACTGCAGACAAAGTTGTAAAATCCGAATTATCAAAACTAATGTCAAAATAATCATATGGCTTAATAAACTTTGCATTTGTTAAGCGAGTTTTATTCTTAAAACTTACCATTTGAAAAGACACCCTTTCAAACAAAGAGTCTCTTAAATTAATATTATTGAATTCAACTGCTAACATTTCTGAATCTATTATTTTAAGATTTTTTATATCACCACGCTTCTCAATCTCCGGTTTAATAATATTTGAATCTTCATCAAAATCATCTGAATCTAAACCTGAGAAGGGGTAATCATTAGTTACTTCTATTTCAAAAAAACTAGATGATAGAAATTCACAATTTAAAAGTACCGAATTAAAATCACATACATAAAAAATACAATTCTTGAAGCTTACATTCTTAAATATAACTTTATCAAAAGAACAATACTCAAATTTACAATCAATATATTTAACATGTTGAATGAACATATCCTTATAACTACATTTACTATATCGTATGTTATTAAAAGTATGTTTTAAAATCGGTTTAGAAAATGTTTTGTCTGAGTAAATTGTACTATATGGTTCCAATCTATCTCCAAAGATTTCTTCAATTGATTTATTTGATTCCATTTATGGTTATTCTCCTATTCTAAATGTTATTCTCTGTAAAGCATCCATAGTCATTCTAAAATGCAATATTTCTTACATTTTTAGTTTGGAACTTTCCTACATTCCTATTATACTATT contains these protein-coding regions:
- a CDS encoding potassium channel family protein → MESNKSIEEIFGDRLEPYSTIYSDKTFSKPILKHTFNNIRYSKCSYKDMFIQHVKYIDCKFEYCSFDKVIFKNVSFKNCIFYVCDFNSVLLNCEFLSSSFFEIEVTNDYPFSGLDSDDFDEDSNIIKPEIEKRGDIKNLKIIDSEMLAVEFNNINLRDSLFERVSFQMVSFKNKTRLTNAKFIKPYDYFDISFDNSDFTTLSAVLNEFTVFPSLKQIKKVKNLSNIIEYIEYIKEFLRDKILNDFMREQERYKTPRWFNELYIVEKIRDLKIAINLLNEETISDYKSNAETYFSIANQFKLNGLESEYGEHYFIAKKLRHKILKGFKKFSSFLASISCGYGEKWWNGLITSLIFIVSSSIVYMLDGLKVSDIYTIEYHLPTSIGQILETDWGVFISDFWDCLYFSMMTFTTVGYGNMEAVGIGSELVSFAQMFIGVILIAITTGSLLRRLFR